The proteins below come from a single Azospirillum thiophilum genomic window:
- a CDS encoding GNAT family N-acetyltransferase has product MADQPFSLTRPALPAPSRPGLLPVIVTYLEMTAPPAREPVRRPDGDLALLRANPPTWSFYRYLYDTVGEPWLWHERRRMPRKELERSIHDPLVEVWVLHVDGTPAGYAELDRRTRETDLAYFGLIPDFIGRKLGPWLLDSAIRKAWEGGAKKLVVNTCSFDHPKALPLYQSMGFVPTRHVMREVRDPRLDGVLPRSAGPHIPITE; this is encoded by the coding sequence ATGGCTGACCAACCCTTCTCCCTGACCCGCCCCGCCCTGCCCGCTCCCAGCCGGCCCGGCCTTCTGCCGGTCATCGTCACCTATCTGGAGATGACGGCACCGCCGGCCCGTGAGCCGGTGCGCCGGCCGGACGGCGATCTGGCGCTGTTGCGGGCAAACCCGCCGACCTGGTCCTTCTATCGCTACCTCTACGACACGGTGGGCGAGCCCTGGCTGTGGCATGAACGCCGCCGCATGCCGCGCAAGGAGCTGGAGCGCTCCATCCATGACCCGCTGGTCGAGGTGTGGGTGCTGCATGTCGACGGCACGCCCGCCGGCTATGCCGAACTGGACCGGCGGACACGGGAAACCGACCTCGCATATTTCGGCCTGATCCCCGACTTCATCGGCCGCAAGCTCGGCCCCTGGCTGCTCGACAGCGCCATCCGCAAGGCCTGGGAGGGCGGCGCGAAGAAGCTGGTCGTCAACACCTGCAGCTTCGACCATCCGAAGGCGCTGCCGCTTTACCAGAGCATGGGTTTCGTGCCGACCCGCCATGTGATGCGCGAGGTGCGCGACCCGCGGTTGGACGGCGTCCTGCCGCGCAGCGCCGGGCCGCATATCCCGATCACGGAGTGA
- a CDS encoding MipA/OmpV family protein, giving the protein MRPVAAGVWLAVAVQAFGIASPAQAGSDVMVEPPDGATPGATEPERKGSDHWTLGAGMAVAPRFQGADEYKIQPLPLVDVKYGRFFAKVGDGIGVTIIETSTFTAGASVNWMQGYDEDDVPKGIHGVDTALGARLFASARFKGLVTTLAATQAVTDKERGLLINVGVAYPISVTERFKITPGLGASWANGKYMNGYFGIDSSEAARSGLARYEPTGGFKDVTFRINASYRITDSISAVASIGLTHLLGKAGDSPLVERKTQPLGLVGMTYSF; this is encoded by the coding sequence ATGCGACCGGTTGCCGCCGGTGTGTGGCTTGCCGTGGCCGTGCAGGCGTTCGGCATCGCATCTCCCGCACAGGCGGGCTCGGATGTCATGGTGGAACCACCGGATGGAGCGACTCCCGGTGCAACCGAGCCTGAGCGGAAGGGCTCGGACCATTGGACGCTCGGCGCCGGCATGGCGGTGGCGCCACGTTTCCAGGGAGCCGATGAGTACAAAATTCAGCCTCTACCGCTCGTTGACGTGAAATACGGACGATTTTTCGCGAAGGTCGGCGACGGAATCGGCGTCACCATCATCGAAACGTCCACATTCACGGCGGGAGCAAGCGTCAACTGGATGCAAGGCTACGATGAGGATGATGTGCCCAAGGGTATCCATGGGGTGGACACTGCTTTAGGGGCGCGCCTTTTCGCATCTGCGCGTTTCAAGGGATTGGTGACCACGCTTGCGGCCACCCAGGCTGTTACCGATAAGGAGCGCGGATTGCTCATCAATGTCGGCGTCGCTTACCCGATAAGCGTGACCGAGCGGTTCAAGATCACGCCGGGCCTTGGTGCTTCCTGGGCGAATGGCAAATATATGAACGGCTATTTTGGCATCGATTCGTCCGAGGCGGCGCGCTCGGGGCTTGCCCGCTATGAACCCACGGGTGGTTTCAAGGACGTCACCTTCCGCATCAATGCCAGCTATCGCATCACAGACAGCATAAGCGCGGTTGCTTCCATCGGCCTTACCCATTTGCTCGGCAAGGCCGGGGATAGCCCCCTTGTCGAGCGGAAGACGCAGCCCCTCGGGCTCGTTGGAATGACCTATAGTTTCTAG
- a CDS encoding TetR/AcrR family transcriptional regulator, with amino-acid sequence MHLINGEAVFMKERRRGADLEEALLDAAWEELEEHGYAGLTMESVAARAGTSRPVLARRWDGKAELAIAAIRQQMARHPLEVEDRGDLRAELLEFLERLSNKTKFMAAVFSLFSSEYFEAERSTPQDLRTTLLEGSTSVLDKILDRAVGRGEVNSEKLFPPITTLLGDLFRHHAIMTFTPPSPTLRTAWVDSIFLPLVRTDCADPNRNSHPPTP; translated from the coding sequence ATGCATCTTATCAACGGGGAAGCCGTTTTTATGAAGGAACGCCGTCGCGGTGCGGATCTCGAAGAGGCACTCCTGGATGCCGCTTGGGAGGAGTTGGAGGAACATGGATATGCCGGATTGACGATGGAAAGCGTCGCCGCCCGGGCCGGCACGAGTCGGCCCGTGCTCGCCCGGCGATGGGACGGAAAAGCCGAGCTCGCGATTGCGGCGATCCGGCAGCAGATGGCAAGGCACCCGCTGGAGGTGGAGGATCGTGGCGATCTTCGCGCCGAACTGTTGGAATTCCTGGAGCGCCTGTCCAACAAAACCAAATTCATGGCCGCCGTATTCAGTCTTTTCTCAAGTGAATATTTTGAGGCGGAGCGGTCGACGCCACAGGATTTGCGCACCACTCTTCTGGAGGGAAGCACAAGCGTTTTAGATAAAATCCTTGACAGAGCTGTTGGCCGCGGGGAAGTTAACTCAGAAAAATTATTTCCTCCCATCACCACGCTCTTAGGCGATCTATTTCGCCATCATGCCATAATGACTTTTACTCCTCCGTCACCAACCTTACGGACGGCCTGGGTCGATTCAATCTTCCTGCCTCTTGTCAGGACAGATTGCGCAGATCCGAACAGAAACTCTCATCCTCCAACTCCGTGA
- a CDS encoding pyridoxal phosphate-dependent aminotransferase — translation MDLLCPRPSVGQIKPYRPPRPPRDGRRWIDLSLTHNPLGPSPLALDAYCEAAGRIHNYPDWDQSPLRHAIARRHAIDADHIVCTAGSEELIHLVAQAFAGPGDEVLCHERGYRGFLKAIRATGATAVVAAERDMVVDVEAMIDRASERTRICFLANPNNPTGTYIPTEAVQRLRAGLPPHTLLVLDSAYADYCRLPDYSDGTEIVENSDNVLLIRTFSKMHGLAGLRVGWGYGPTAVIDAVNAIRGAFNVSLPAQATAAAALADAEHEEATYAHNAQWLPWLSRELERVGLRVYPSVCNFVLARVPTDPSLGTQAVVDHLARRGILVKPVSDYGLPDCLRITIGREEENKALIVALAEILG, via the coding sequence ATGGACTTGCTTTGCCCCCGTCCCAGCGTCGGCCAGATCAAGCCTTACCGCCCCCCCCGGCCGCCCCGCGACGGCCGCCGGTGGATCGATCTTTCGCTCACCCACAATCCGCTCGGTCCCAGCCCGCTGGCGCTCGATGCCTATTGCGAGGCGGCCGGACGGATCCACAACTACCCGGATTGGGACCAGAGCCCGCTGCGCCATGCCATCGCCCGGCGCCATGCCATCGACGCCGATCACATCGTCTGCACCGCAGGGTCGGAGGAACTGATCCATCTGGTCGCCCAGGCCTTCGCCGGCCCCGGTGACGAGGTTCTGTGCCACGAGCGCGGCTATCGCGGTTTCCTGAAGGCGATTCGCGCCACCGGCGCCACCGCCGTCGTTGCGGCCGAACGCGACATGGTCGTGGATGTGGAGGCGATGATCGACCGCGCCAGCGAGCGCACCCGGATCTGCTTCCTCGCCAACCCCAACAACCCCACCGGCACCTACATCCCGACCGAGGCGGTGCAGCGCCTGCGCGCCGGCTTGCCGCCGCACACGCTGCTGGTGCTGGATTCGGCCTATGCCGATTACTGCCGCCTGCCGGATTACAGCGACGGGACCGAGATCGTCGAGAACTCCGACAATGTCCTGCTGATCCGCACCTTCTCGAAGATGCATGGGCTGGCCGGTCTGCGGGTCGGCTGGGGCTATGGTCCGACCGCCGTGATCGATGCGGTGAACGCGATCCGCGGCGCCTTCAACGTCTCGCTGCCCGCCCAGGCGACCGCCGCCGCGGCGCTCGCCGATGCGGAGCATGAGGAGGCGACCTATGCCCACAATGCGCAATGGCTGCCCTGGCTGTCGCGCGAACTGGAGCGGGTGGGGCTTCGGGTCTATCCCAGCGTCTGCAACTTCGTGCTGGCGCGCGTGCCGACCGATCCGTCGCTGGGCACCCAGGCGGTGGTCGACCATCTCGCCCGCCGCGGCATCCTGGTGAAACCGGTGTCCGATTATGGCCTGCCCGACTGCCTGCGCATCACCATCGGCCGCGAGGAGGAGAACAAGGCGCTGATCGTCGCGCTTGCCGAGATTCTGGGGTGA
- a CDS encoding amino acid ABC transporter ATP-binding protein, which translates to MSQAMSQGAVKPKHTLSGEEIIRCTGVNKWYGEFHVLKNIDLSVQKGERIVVCGPSGSGKSTMIRCLNRLEEHQKGSIVIDGIELTNNLKNIELVRREVGMVFQHFNLFPHLTVLENCTLAPIWVRKKPKAEAEEIAMSYLKRVRIAEQALKYPGQLSGGQQQRVAIARSLCMSPKVMLFDEPTSALDPEMVKEVLDVMIGLAEDGMTMLCVTHEMGFAKSVADRVIFMDRGEIVEQDTPDAFFSNPKSERTRLFLSQILNH; encoded by the coding sequence ATGTCCCAGGCCATGTCCCAGGGCGCCGTCAAGCCCAAGCACACTCTGAGCGGCGAGGAGATCATCCGCTGCACGGGCGTCAACAAGTGGTACGGCGAATTCCACGTTCTGAAGAACATCGATCTCAGCGTCCAGAAGGGCGAGCGCATCGTCGTCTGCGGCCCATCGGGGTCCGGAAAATCGACGATGATCCGCTGCCTGAACCGGCTGGAGGAGCATCAGAAGGGCAGCATCGTCATCGATGGCATCGAGCTGACCAATAACCTGAAGAACATCGAGCTGGTCCGCCGCGAGGTCGGCATGGTGTTCCAGCACTTCAACCTGTTCCCGCACCTGACCGTGCTGGAGAACTGCACGCTGGCGCCAATCTGGGTTCGCAAGAAGCCGAAGGCCGAGGCGGAAGAGATCGCGATGAGCTACCTGAAGCGGGTGCGCATCGCCGAGCAGGCCCTGAAATATCCGGGCCAGCTGTCGGGCGGACAGCAGCAGCGCGTCGCCATCGCGCGGTCGCTGTGCATGAGCCCGAAGGTGATGCTGTTCGACGAGCCGACCTCCGCCCTTGACCCGGAAATGGTCAAGGAGGTGCTGGACGTCATGATCGGGCTGGCGGAAGACGGCATGACCATGCTGTGCGTGACCCACGAGATGGGTTTCGCCAAGTCGGTCGCCGACCGCGTCATCTTCATGGATCGCGGCGAGATCGTCGAGCAGGACACGCCCGACGCCTTCTTCTCGAATCCGAAGTCGGAGCGCACGCGCCTCTTCCTCAGCCAAATCCTGAACCACTGA
- a CDS encoding amino acid ABC transporter permease yields the protein MTDNVQNAQSVGLPDERPPSNIVGPLAWLRNNLFNSWYNAILTVLVLGLLATAVPPFVNWLLIRAHGFDAASTVCRQDAGGACWGFISEKLRFIMFGMFPWDEQWRPLVTICVIIALLVVSCDRRFWKPWLGLVWAAGLALVAVLMWGGVLGLTYVENTLWGGLPLTLILSVIGLAVAFPAAILLALGRRSNMPAVKVLCVTYIELIRGVPLISLLFMASVMLPLFLPNGVSIDKLLRAQIAFIMFAAAYMAEAIRGGLQAIPKGQYEAADGLGLSYWQKMRKIVLPQALAVAIPPLVNTFISFFKDTSLVIIIGLYDLLGTAKAALSDPSWRGFYREAYLFIGVIYWVFCFSMSKYSQKLERDLNRGHRR from the coding sequence ATGACCGACAACGTGCAAAACGCGCAAAGCGTCGGGCTGCCGGACGAACGTCCGCCGTCCAACATCGTCGGCCCCCTGGCGTGGCTGCGCAACAACCTGTTCAACAGCTGGTACAACGCCATCCTGACCGTGCTGGTGCTGGGGTTGCTGGCGACGGCGGTTCCGCCCTTCGTCAACTGGTTGCTGATTCGGGCGCACGGCTTCGACGCCGCCTCCACCGTCTGCCGCCAGGATGCCGGCGGCGCCTGCTGGGGCTTCATCAGCGAAAAGCTGCGCTTCATCATGTTCGGGATGTTCCCGTGGGATGAGCAGTGGCGCCCGCTGGTGACGATCTGCGTCATCATCGCGCTGCTGGTCGTCAGCTGCGACCGCCGCTTCTGGAAGCCATGGCTCGGGCTGGTCTGGGCTGCCGGGCTGGCGCTGGTGGCAGTCCTGATGTGGGGCGGCGTGCTCGGCCTGACCTATGTCGAGAACACGCTGTGGGGCGGCCTGCCGCTGACCCTCATCCTGTCGGTGATCGGTCTGGCCGTGGCCTTCCCGGCGGCGATCCTGCTGGCGCTCGGCCGCCGGTCGAACATGCCGGCGGTGAAGGTGCTGTGCGTCACCTACATCGAGTTGATCCGCGGCGTGCCGCTGATCAGCCTGCTGTTCATGGCGTCGGTGATGCTGCCGCTGTTCCTGCCGAACGGCGTGTCGATCGACAAGCTGCTGCGCGCGCAGATCGCCTTCATCATGTTCGCCGCCGCCTATATGGCCGAGGCGATCCGCGGCGGCCTGCAGGCGATCCCGAAGGGCCAGTACGAGGCGGCCGACGGGCTGGGTCTGTCCTATTGGCAGAAGATGCGCAAGATCGTCCTGCCGCAGGCGCTGGCCGTTGCCATCCCGCCGTTGGTGAACACCTTCATCAGCTTCTTCAAGGATACCTCGCTGGTCATCATCATCGGCCTGTACGACCTGCTCGGTACTGCCAAGGCCGCGCTGTCCGATCCGTCCTGGCGCGGTTTCTACCGCGAGGCCTATCTGTTCATCGGCGTGATCTACTGGGTCTTCTGCTTCAGCATGTCGAAATACAGCCAGAAGCTCGAACGCGATCTCAATCGCGGCCACCGCCGCTAG
- a CDS encoding amino acid ABC transporter permease, with translation MATETRTTQGAPPPGGVSFSLSDPTFRAIVYQILVVGAVVLVGWFLISNTLDNLARRSIATGYDFLEREAAFGIGESLIDYSPKDSYGRAFLVGVLNTLKVSVIGVLLATIIGTVVGVARLSSNWLIARLASSFVEIVRNIPPLLQLFFWYALVAESLPPVRQALNPVPGVFLSQRGLRVPVPAADPVWATMGIALAVALLLIWGLSRWAKARQARTGQPFPMGWTGLGLILGLPLLAWLAGGAPIAMDVPKLTGFNFTGGAAVSPEFFAILTGLTVYTSAFIAEVVRSGITAVNWGQTEAARALGLPSGPTLRLVILPQALRVIVPPLTSQYLNLTKNSSLALAIGYPDLVSIANTTLNQTGQAIEGVTMIMGTYLVISLSISIFMNWYNKRIALVER, from the coding sequence GTGGCGACCGAGACCCGGACCACCCAAGGCGCTCCGCCGCCGGGTGGCGTATCGTTTTCCCTCAGCGACCCGACGTTCCGCGCCATCGTCTACCAGATCCTGGTGGTCGGCGCGGTCGTTCTGGTCGGCTGGTTCCTGATTTCCAACACGCTCGACAACCTCGCGCGGCGGTCGATCGCGACCGGTTACGATTTCCTCGAGCGTGAGGCTGCCTTCGGCATCGGCGAGTCGCTGATCGACTATTCGCCGAAGGACAGCTATGGCCGGGCCTTCCTCGTCGGCGTGCTGAACACGCTGAAGGTGTCGGTGATCGGCGTCCTGCTGGCAACGATCATCGGCACGGTGGTCGGTGTCGCCCGCCTGTCGAGCAACTGGCTGATCGCCAGGCTTGCCTCGAGCTTCGTCGAGATCGTGCGCAACATCCCGCCGCTGCTGCAGCTGTTCTTCTGGTATGCGCTGGTCGCGGAAAGCCTGCCGCCGGTGCGCCAGGCGCTGAACCCGGTTCCGGGCGTGTTCCTGTCGCAGCGCGGTTTGCGCGTGCCGGTTCCGGCTGCCGATCCCGTCTGGGCCACCATGGGCATCGCATTGGCGGTTGCACTGCTGCTGATCTGGGGCCTCTCGCGCTGGGCCAAGGCACGGCAGGCGCGTACCGGGCAACCCTTCCCCATGGGCTGGACCGGGCTCGGCCTGATCCTCGGCCTGCCGCTGCTTGCCTGGCTGGCCGGCGGGGCACCGATCGCGATGGACGTGCCGAAGCTGACCGGCTTCAATTTCACCGGCGGCGCCGCCGTCTCGCCGGAATTCTTCGCCATCCTGACCGGCCTGACCGTCTACACCTCCGCCTTCATCGCCGAAGTGGTGCGCAGCGGCATCACCGCGGTCAACTGGGGCCAGACCGAGGCGGCGCGTGCGCTCGGCCTGCCGAGCGGTCCGACCCTGCGTCTGGTGATCCTGCCGCAGGCGCTGCGGGTCATCGTGCCGCCGCTGACCAGCCAGTATCTGAACCTGACCAAGAACAGCTCGCTGGCGCTGGCCATCGGCTATCCGGATCTGGTGTCCATCGCCAACACGACGCTGAACCAGACCGGCCAGGCGATCGAGGGCGTGACGATGATCATGGGAACCTATCTGGTGATCAGCCTGAGCATCTCGATCTTCATGAACTGGTACAACAAGCGCATCGCGCTGGTGGAGCGGTAA
- a CDS encoding amino acid ABC transporter substrate-binding protein codes for MKSGFLAAAAAAVVVSASVAAGAATLDTVKQRGFVQCGVNAGLPGFGNPDSAGNWTGLDVDYCRAVAVAIFNDPNKVKFTPLSAQQRFPAIQSGEVDLLSRNTTATLTRDTSVGLNFAPVTYYDGQGFMVPKKLGVKSAKELNGATVCVQSGTTTELNLADYFRANNMTYNPVVIESNDEVNAAYFAGRCDVLTTDVSGLAGTRAGVAPVPDDHVILPEVISKEPLAPAVRHGDDQWFDIVKWTVFATIQAEEFGITSKNIDEFTNSKNPDIQRYLGTTPGMGKALGLDEKWAYNVVKKVGSYAEIFDRNVGPGTPLKLERGLNGLWTKGGLMYAQPFR; via the coding sequence ATGAAGTCAGGGTTCCTGGCCGCCGCCGCGGCGGCCGTCGTCGTTTCCGCCAGTGTCGCCGCCGGCGCCGCCACGCTCGACACCGTCAAGCAGCGCGGCTTCGTGCAGTGCGGCGTGAACGCCGGCCTGCCGGGTTTCGGCAACCCCGACAGCGCCGGCAACTGGACCGGCCTGGACGTCGATTATTGCCGTGCCGTCGCGGTCGCCATCTTCAACGATCCGAACAAGGTCAAGTTCACCCCGCTGTCGGCGCAGCAGCGCTTTCCCGCCATCCAATCCGGCGAGGTCGACCTGCTGTCGCGCAACACCACCGCCACGCTGACCCGCGACACGTCGGTCGGCCTCAACTTCGCCCCGGTCACCTATTATGACGGCCAGGGCTTCATGGTTCCGAAGAAGCTGGGCGTGAAGAGCGCCAAGGAACTGAACGGCGCCACCGTCTGCGTCCAGTCCGGCACCACGACCGAGCTGAACCTGGCGGACTATTTCCGCGCCAACAACATGACCTACAACCCGGTCGTCATCGAGTCGAACGACGAGGTGAACGCCGCCTACTTCGCCGGCCGCTGCGACGTGCTGACGACCGACGTGTCCGGCCTGGCCGGCACCCGCGCCGGTGTCGCCCCGGTTCCGGACGACCATGTCATCCTGCCGGAAGTCATCTCCAAGGAGCCGCTGGCCCCGGCGGTGCGCCATGGCGACGACCAGTGGTTCGACATCGTGAAGTGGACGGTCTTCGCGACCATCCAGGCCGAGGAGTTCGGCATCACCTCGAAGAACATCGACGAGTTCACCAACTCCAAGAACCCGGACATCCAGCGCTATCTCGGCACCACGCCGGGCATGGGCAAGGCCCTGGGTCTGGACGAGAAGTGGGCCTACAACGTCGTCAAGAAGGTCGGCAGCTATGCCGAGATCTTCGACCGCAACGTCGGTCCGGGCACCCCGCTCAAGCTGGAGCGCGGCCTGAACGGCCTGTGGACCAAGGGCGGCCTGATGTACGCCCAGCCGTTCCGGTAA
- the metC gene encoding cystathionine beta-lyase: MKDVTQDTILVHAGRDPRNNHGIVNPPVYHCSTVLFPTLDALEDSDRNTLEGVHYGRMGTPTTFAFEEAAAALEGGYRAVNTGSGLAAIAIALSAFTKAGDHVLITDSAYGPTRRFARETLAPYGVEVEFFDPCVGAGISALLRPNTSVVFLESPGSLTFEIQDVPAIAEAAKAVGATVMMDNTWATPLFFRPFDQGVDISIHAATKYMVGHADAMLGVVTCKDAATWTEVKKTATRFGACAGPDDLYLGLRGLRTLAVRLRQHQDSALALADWLAARPEVKRILHPARPDFPGHALWKRDFTGSSGLFSIIIDQVPRAALAAMLDGMELFGMGYSWGGFESLILPTRPAAVRSATRWTEPGQVLRLHAGLEHPDDLIRDLDAGFRRMAAAL, encoded by the coding sequence ATGAAGGACGTCACCCAGGACACGATTCTCGTTCACGCCGGCCGAGACCCGCGGAACAACCACGGCATCGTCAATCCCCCGGTCTATCATTGCTCGACCGTGCTGTTCCCGACGCTGGACGCGCTGGAGGACAGCGACCGCAACACGCTGGAAGGCGTTCATTACGGCCGCATGGGCACCCCCACCACCTTCGCCTTCGAGGAGGCGGCGGCGGCGCTGGAGGGCGGCTACCGGGCGGTGAACACCGGCTCAGGCCTCGCCGCAATCGCCATCGCGCTGTCCGCCTTCACCAAGGCGGGCGACCATGTGCTGATCACCGACAGCGCCTATGGCCCGACCCGGCGCTTCGCCCGCGAGACGCTGGCTCCCTACGGCGTGGAGGTGGAGTTCTTCGACCCCTGCGTCGGCGCCGGCATCTCGGCCCTGCTGCGGCCGAACACCAGCGTGGTCTTCCTCGAATCGCCGGGGTCGCTGACCTTCGAAATCCAGGACGTGCCGGCCATCGCCGAAGCGGCGAAAGCGGTCGGCGCCACCGTCATGATGGACAACACCTGGGCGACGCCGCTGTTCTTCCGGCCCTTCGACCAGGGTGTCGACATCTCGATCCATGCCGCGACCAAATACATGGTCGGCCATGCCGACGCGATGCTGGGCGTCGTCACCTGCAAGGACGCGGCGACCTGGACGGAGGTGAAGAAGACGGCCACCCGATTCGGCGCCTGCGCCGGGCCGGACGACCTCTATCTCGGCCTGCGCGGCCTGCGCACGCTGGCGGTGCGCCTGCGCCAGCACCAGGACAGCGCCCTGGCGCTGGCCGACTGGCTGGCGGCCCGGCCGGAGGTGAAACGCATCCTGCATCCCGCCCGCCCCGACTTTCCCGGCCATGCCCTGTGGAAGCGCGACTTCACCGGGTCGAGCGGCCTGTTCTCCATTATCATCGATCAGGTGCCGCGCGCGGCGCTGGCGGCGATGCTGGACGGGATGGAACTGTTCGGCATGGGCTACAGCTGGGGCGGTTTCGAAAGCCTGATCCTGCCGACGCGGCCGGCCGCCGTCCGGTCTGCCACCCGCTGGACCGAGCCGGGGCAGGTCCTGCGCCTGCATGCCGGGCTGGAACACCCCGACGACCTGATCCGCGACCTGGACGCCGGTTTCCGCCGGATGGCCGCCGCCCTGTGA
- the hisI gene encoding phosphoribosyl-AMP cyclohydrolase yields MTDIPSIDAAAYDEVLAAIRFNGDGLVPAIAQADGTGEILMMAWMNRDSVVETLATGRVCYWSRSRGGLWRKGETSGQMQRLKDFRVDCDGDTLLLVVEQDGVACHTGRRSCFYRAWRDGRLETIQEVQTDPAILYGGHGHSHG; encoded by the coding sequence ATGACCGACATCCCGTCGATCGATGCCGCCGCCTATGACGAGGTGCTGGCCGCCATCCGATTCAACGGCGACGGGCTGGTGCCCGCCATCGCCCAGGCCGACGGCACCGGCGAGATCCTGATGATGGCCTGGATGAACCGGGACTCGGTGGTCGAGACCCTGGCCACCGGCCGCGTCTGCTACTGGTCGCGTTCGCGCGGCGGGCTGTGGCGCAAGGGGGAAACCTCCGGCCAGATGCAGCGGCTGAAGGATTTCCGTGTCGACTGCGACGGCGACACCCTGTTGCTGGTGGTGGAGCAGGACGGCGTCGCCTGCCACACCGGCCGGCGCAGCTGTTTCTACCGCGCCTGGCGCGACGGCCGGCTGGAGACGATCCAGGAGGTACAGACCGACCCGGCCATCCTCTATGGCGGCCATGGCCACAGCCACGGCTGA
- a CDS encoding calcium-binding protein: MRQFWGTSKNDTMTGSAYDDRMDGLDGDDRVDGAGGNDRLYGERGNDSLIGGLGNDQLHGGDGNDWLGDPYGGNEAGNDSMWGDAGNDQLFGGVGNDWLNGGTGDDILKGMRGDDTMIGGTGNDLLYDSYRDGGADLFQPGTGNDTMVSFTDGFADRFLMEQAPGGFGLDTINYFEKGTDRIEFHGYAAWEMSMTTNGSATTFAFTDGSTLTVDQIGLSAGHDYFFG; this comes from the coding sequence ATGCGCCAGTTCTGGGGGACTTCCAAAAACGACACCATGACCGGCAGCGCCTATGACGACCGGATGGACGGTCTGGATGGCGACGACCGCGTCGACGGCGCCGGCGGCAATGACCGGCTCTATGGAGAGCGGGGGAACGACTCGCTGATCGGCGGTCTCGGCAACGACCAGTTGCACGGCGGCGACGGCAATGACTGGCTCGGCGACCCCTATGGCGGGAACGAGGCCGGCAACGATTCGATGTGGGGTGATGCGGGCAACGACCAGCTGTTCGGCGGCGTCGGCAACGACTGGCTGAACGGCGGCACCGGCGACGACATCCTAAAGGGCATGCGCGGCGACGACACCATGATCGGCGGCACAGGCAACGACCTGCTGTATGACAGCTATCGCGACGGCGGTGCCGACCTGTTCCAGCCGGGCACCGGCAACGACACCATGGTCAGCTTCACGGACGGGTTCGCCGACCGCTTCCTGATGGAGCAGGCGCCCGGAGGCTTCGGCCTCGATACGATCAACTATTTCGAAAAGGGTACCGACCGGATCGAGTTCCATGGCTATGCCGCCTGGGAAATGTCCATGACCACCAACGGCTCTGCGACGACCTTCGCCTTCACCGACGGCTCGACCCTGACCGTCGACCAGATCGGCCTGAGCGCGGGTCACGACTACTTCTTCGGCTGA